A portion of the Tenacibaculum todarodis genome contains these proteins:
- a CDS encoding GLPGLI family protein: MNNKTIHLFLSFLLISNIIFSQTSKQYAKAKVSYSVKTHLDKNLKSYKLLQQRMPELAKKRESIASEIDFSLTFNDSISIFYLEKKLFSNNSAAVFALIDAGYFGRIKQQPNNYVTEELQEDFGKFLVSRSYQKWELHDETKMIGEYLCFKATTSHTTTNPKGKLFKHNFTAWYAPQLPYKFGPAGYGNLPGLIIELQGEKATYGVKKIQFYETVEKSKKNRMPKLKNKKLITEEKFEKLAAEDEKRWRARNK, translated from the coding sequence ATGAATAATAAAACGATACACTTATTTTTAAGTTTTTTATTAATAAGCAATATAATATTTTCACAAACCTCAAAACAGTATGCTAAAGCAAAAGTTAGCTACAGTGTTAAAACACATTTAGACAAAAATTTAAAAAGTTATAAACTTTTACAACAAAGAATGCCGGAATTGGCAAAAAAAAGAGAATCGATAGCATCAGAAATTGATTTTTCTTTAACTTTTAATGATTCTATTTCTATATTCTATTTAGAGAAAAAATTATTTTCTAATAATAGCGCAGCTGTTTTTGCACTTATAGACGCAGGCTATTTTGGAAGAATTAAACAGCAACCCAACAATTATGTTACTGAAGAATTACAAGAAGATTTTGGAAAGTTTTTAGTATCTCGCTCATATCAAAAATGGGAGCTACATGATGAAACCAAAATGATTGGAGAGTACTTATGTTTTAAAGCTACCACATCACATACCACTACGAACCCTAAAGGTAAATTGTTTAAACATAATTTTACAGCATGGTATGCACCACAGTTACCCTATAAATTTGGACCTGCTGGTTATGGTAATTTACCAGGTTTAATTATAGAGTTACAGGGAGAAAAAGCTACTTATGGTGTTAAAAAAATACAATTTTATGAAACTGTGGAAAAAAGTAAGAAAAATAGAATGCCAAAGCTAAAAAACAAAAAACTTATTACTGAAGAAAAATTTGAAAAACTGGCTGCTGAAGACGAGAAACGTTGGAGAGCACGTAATAAATAA
- a CDS encoding ATP-binding protein, producing MINKRLLIKNLLSHNDENSFYDKKQKLSLNSKEGKAKFLKHICALSNSNPANNSYIVIGIEDEESKILGVDFFDDSKIQNLVNAYLKNPPKIEYENVAFPRLPRHKVIGLVTIHSNNNITSLLKNAWKYRRETIFYRRGSNSMPFLGTNFELRNTNKDIVEAIEKNARNNIELTLDGVFDFINNHKPKYNPQYKVFKEQFVLCWAGEKTIINSKEFYSRVDIELINEQVRLFYSSLDEVQIEYNNNSFIVTEYILLGIDKNETHYPLEKTIINFKDNGKHDIVNEFLFDPPQYNKNVIEKIYTNNITIITKIENKIPLSLTEHEAVFKLPTSSLICFLNGFLDAPEQLKKAKNYIKMLDNKTTYIKYKEAMRVLRKVTYY from the coding sequence ATGATTAACAAACGTTTACTTATCAAAAATCTACTTTCTCATAACGATGAGAATAGTTTTTATGATAAAAAGCAAAAATTATCCTTAAATTCTAAAGAAGGAAAAGCGAAGTTTTTAAAGCATATTTGCGCACTTTCTAATTCTAATCCGGCTAATAATTCTTACATAGTAATTGGTATCGAAGATGAAGAAAGTAAAATTCTTGGAGTCGATTTTTTTGATGATAGTAAGATTCAGAATTTAGTAAATGCGTATTTAAAAAATCCACCAAAAATTGAATACGAGAATGTTGCTTTTCCGCGTTTACCGAGACATAAGGTAATTGGTTTGGTTACAATTCATTCAAACAACAACATCACTTCTTTACTTAAAAACGCTTGGAAATATAGGCGAGAAACTATTTTTTACAGAAGAGGAAGTAACTCAATGCCTTTTCTTGGAACTAATTTTGAGCTTAGAAACACCAACAAAGATATTGTTGAAGCTATTGAAAAAAATGCTCGAAATAATATTGAATTAACCTTAGATGGTGTCTTCGATTTTATAAACAACCATAAGCCAAAATACAATCCACAGTACAAAGTTTTTAAAGAACAATTTGTGTTGTGTTGGGCTGGAGAAAAAACAATTATTAATAGTAAAGAGTTTTATTCTAGAGTAGATATTGAGTTGATAAACGAGCAAGTTCGATTGTTTTATTCGTCTTTAGATGAAGTACAAATTGAATACAATAACAACAGTTTTATAGTTACAGAGTACATTTTATTAGGTATTGATAAAAATGAAACCCATTATCCGTTAGAGAAAACAATTATTAACTTTAAAGACAATGGAAAGCACGATATTGTTAATGAGTTTTTATTCGATCCACCACAATACAATAAAAATGTAATTGAAAAAATTTACACTAATAACATTACAATAATTACTAAAATTGAAAATAAAATTCCGCTTTCGTTAACAGAACATGAAGCAGTTTTTAAGCTTCCAACAAGTTCTTTAATTTGCTTTCTCAATGGTTTTTTAGATGCTCCTGAGCAACTTAAAAAAGCTAAAAATTATATTAAAATGTTAGATAACAAAACAACCTATATTAAATATAAAGAAGCAATGCGTGTACTTAGAAAAGTAACGTATTATTAA
- a CDS encoding OmpA family protein — MSKKTSYLLGILLTIIVGTFLYWKLCCSACCGGKTCKLNKEKVDSDSVTPDKKAATLWPFSIKDANGDLSFSTKDNFKFNSSNFKILDSVSSSINDGILNVKEYLDANGKKRFNITGYYTSDEKNPSAFPNLGLARANSVKNHMVSKGISSKLINTFGKLNDEMAPDANGIFHGPLGFDIFTRSEDSSSSDEALAKACEAIKANPLVLHFNTGQASINLTAEQRQKIADISRCVDKLGAKVQVVGHTDNTGNADNNMVLGQNRADFAKKYLVNNGILSNNINATSKGPNEPIADNATDEGKAKNRRTVVTIN; from the coding sequence ATGAGTAAAAAAACAAGTTATTTATTGGGTATTTTGTTAACCATTATTGTCGGTACATTTTTGTACTGGAAACTTTGTTGTAGCGCTTGTTGCGGAGGAAAAACCTGCAAGTTAAACAAAGAAAAAGTAGACAGTGATTCGGTTACACCTGATAAAAAAGCAGCAACATTATGGCCTTTTAGTATTAAAGACGCTAATGGAGATTTATCTTTTTCAACAAAAGATAATTTTAAGTTTAATAGTTCTAATTTTAAAATTTTAGATTCTGTATCTTCATCAATTAACGATGGAATTTTAAATGTAAAGGAATATTTAGATGCTAATGGGAAAAAAAGATTTAACATTACTGGTTATTATACTAGTGATGAAAAAAACCCTTCAGCTTTTCCAAATTTAGGATTAGCAAGAGCAAATTCTGTAAAAAACCATATGGTTTCTAAAGGAATTTCTTCAAAATTAATAAACACTTTTGGAAAATTAAATGATGAAATGGCACCCGATGCTAACGGAATTTTTCATGGTCCATTAGGTTTTGATATTTTTACAAGAAGTGAAGATTCTTCTTCTTCTGATGAAGCATTAGCAAAAGCCTGTGAAGCAATTAAAGCTAATCCGTTAGTATTGCATTTTAATACAGGACAAGCAAGTATAAATTTAACGGCAGAACAACGTCAAAAAATAGCTGATATCTCTAGATGTGTAGATAAATTAGGCGCTAAAGTTCAAGTTGTTGGTCATACAGATAATACTGGTAATGCAGATAATAACATGGTTTTAGGGCAGAATAGAGCAGATTTTGCAAAAAAATACCTAGTTAACAATGGTATTTTAAGTAATAATATTAATGCTACTTCTAAAGGTCCAAATGAACCTATTGCAGACAATGCAACTGATGAAGGTAAAGCAAAAAATAGACGAACAGTCGTAACAATTAACTAA
- a CDS encoding ankyrin repeat domain-containing protein — translation MKKLAFILVVFTLSFNTVNANNNLNSSLVTTSIEAPKLSALCQLIVAGNYDAVESLIKNGTDINRKSTGLTPLMFAARYNKTKIAKLLIKHGAKLNVKSEKGFTALEYAKMSKAKDAYSVIKTALETA, via the coding sequence ATGAAAAAATTAGCCTTTATTTTAGTAGTCTTTACATTATCATTTAACACTGTAAATGCAAACAACAATTTAAACAGTTCTTTAGTTACAACATCTATTGAAGCTCCAAAATTAAGTGCATTATGCCAATTAATTGTAGCTGGAAATTACGATGCTGTTGAAAGTTTAATTAAAAACGGAACCGATATTAATAGAAAATCTACTGGATTAACTCCGTTAATGTTTGCTGCTCGTTACAACAAAACTAAAATTGCAAAATTATTGATTAAACATGGAGCAAAATTAAATGTAAAATCTGAAAAAGGATTTACTGCGCTAGAATATGCAAAAATGTCTAAAGCAAAAGATGCGTATTCTGTTATAAAAACAGCTTTAGAAACAGCATAA
- a CDS encoding aldehyde dehydrogenase family protein, whose translation MTDFGIKEALLELGLQDINNGTSTGSNNFSNGEIIESYSPVDGKLIGSVKATTKEDYEKVMDAATKAFLSFRDMPAPQRGEIVRQFGNKLREKKEALGKLVSYEMGKSYQEGLGEVQEMIDICDFAVGLSRQLNGQTIPSERPGHVMREQWHPLGVVGIISAFNFPVAVWAWNTALAWICGDVCVWKASEKAPLCSVACQNIIAEILKDNNLPEGISCIINGDYKVGEMMTTDTRIPLVSATGSTRMGRIVGATVAKRFGKSLLELGGNNAIIITPTADLKVVVPGAVFGAVGTCGQRCTSTRRLIIHESVYDKVRDAIVGAYGQIKIGNPLDETKHVGPLIDHDAVNTYLAAIEKAKAEGGNVLVEGGVLKGEGYESGCYVKPAIIEAENHFEIVQHETFAPILYLMKYSGEVENAIGKQNGVAQGLSSAIMTNEMKEAEKFLSYAGSDCGIANVNIGTSGAEIGGAFGGEKETGGGRESGSDAWKVYMRRQTNTINYSDELPLAQGIKFDL comes from the coding sequence ATGACTGATTTTGGAATTAAAGAAGCCTTATTAGAATTAGGTTTACAAGACATAAATAACGGAACTTCTACAGGTTCTAACAATTTTTCTAACGGAGAAATTATTGAAAGTTACTCTCCAGTTGATGGAAAATTAATTGGTAGTGTAAAAGCTACTACAAAAGAAGATTACGAAAAAGTGATGGATGCTGCTACAAAAGCGTTTTTATCATTTAGAGACATGCCAGCTCCACAAAGAGGAGAAATTGTACGTCAGTTTGGTAATAAATTAAGAGAAAAGAAAGAAGCGCTTGGTAAATTGGTTTCTTATGAAATGGGAAAATCGTACCAAGAAGGTTTAGGTGAAGTGCAAGAAATGATTGACATCTGTGATTTTGCCGTGGGTTTATCACGCCAATTAAACGGACAAACAATTCCGTCCGAAAGACCAGGACATGTAATGAGAGAACAATGGCATCCATTAGGAGTTGTTGGTATTATATCTGCGTTTAACTTTCCAGTTGCAGTTTGGGCTTGGAACACTGCTTTAGCATGGATTTGTGGTGATGTTTGTGTTTGGAAAGCATCTGAAAAAGCACCTTTATGTTCAGTTGCTTGTCAAAATATTATTGCTGAAATTTTAAAAGATAATAACTTGCCAGAAGGAATTTCTTGTATTATAAATGGAGATTATAAAGTTGGTGAAATGATGACAACGGATACTCGTATTCCATTAGTTTCTGCAACGGGATCTACAAGAATGGGAAGAATTGTTGGAGCAACTGTTGCAAAACGTTTCGGAAAATCTTTATTAGAATTAGGAGGAAACAATGCAATTATTATTACACCAACTGCCGATTTAAAAGTGGTTGTTCCTGGTGCTGTTTTTGGCGCTGTTGGAACGTGTGGACAACGTTGTACTTCAACAAGAAGATTAATTATTCACGAATCGGTATACGATAAAGTAAGAGATGCAATTGTTGGCGCTTACGGACAAATTAAAATTGGTAATCCGTTAGATGAAACAAAACATGTTGGTCCATTAATTGATCACGATGCTGTAAATACCTATTTAGCTGCTATTGAAAAAGCAAAAGCTGAAGGCGGAAATGTATTAGTTGAAGGTGGAGTTTTAAAAGGTGAAGGTTATGAATCTGGTTGTTACGTTAAACCAGCAATTATTGAAGCTGAAAACCATTTTGAAATTGTACAACATGAAACGTTTGCACCAATTTTATATTTAATGAAATACTCTGGAGAAGTAGAAAATGCAATAGGAAAACAAAACGGAGTTGCTCAAGGATTATCTTCTGCAATTATGACAAATGAAATGAAAGAAGCTGAGAAGTTTCTTTCTTATGCAGGATCTGATTGTGGTATTGCAAACGTAAACATTGGAACTTCTGGTGCAGAAATTGGTGGTGCTTTTGGAGGTGAAAAAGAAACTGGTGGAGGACGCGAGTCTGGTTCAGATGCTTGGAAAGTGTACATGAGAAGACAAACAAATACTATAAATTATTCTGATGAATTGCCATTAGCGCAAGGAATTAAGTTTGATTTATAA
- a CDS encoding isoaspartyl peptidase/L-asparaginase family protein, translating into MKKILLVTALLLISFGCKNETKSSSEEKTSTVKQNEFAIIIHGGAGTILKKNMSDEKEAAYKAKLEEAIKVGHTILKNGGTSQDAVMKTIQVMEESPLFNAGKGAVFTHEETNELDASFMDGKTLNAGAVAGVTSVKSPIELAIKVMTDSDHVMLSGKGAATFAKEKGLEIVDPSYFYTERRFKSLQRIKNKAKTELDHDDKKAAFYDADIKNAKFGTVGCVALDKNGNIAAGTSTGGMTNKRWGRIGDAPIIGSGTYANNLTCGVSSTGWGEYFIRSQVAYDISAQMEYQNKTLKEATKDVIQHKLTKLGGTGGVVALDKNGNMSFEFNTAGMYRASMNDKDELVVKIYTE; encoded by the coding sequence ATGAAAAAAATCCTTTTAGTTACTGCATTATTATTGATTTCTTTTGGCTGTAAAAACGAAACTAAATCATCATCCGAAGAAAAAACATCAACTGTAAAACAAAATGAGTTCGCTATTATAATTCATGGTGGAGCAGGAACTATTTTAAAGAAAAATATGTCTGATGAAAAAGAAGCTGCATACAAAGCAAAGTTAGAAGAAGCAATAAAAGTTGGGCATACAATTTTAAAAAATGGAGGAACAAGCCAAGATGCTGTAATGAAAACGATACAAGTTATGGAAGAATCTCCATTATTTAATGCAGGAAAAGGCGCTGTTTTTACGCATGAAGAAACCAACGAATTAGATGCTTCTTTTATGGACGGAAAAACATTAAACGCTGGTGCAGTTGCTGGTGTTACAAGTGTAAAAAGCCCTATAGAATTAGCTATTAAAGTTATGACAGATTCTGACCATGTTATGCTTTCTGGAAAAGGTGCTGCTACTTTTGCTAAAGAAAAAGGTTTAGAGATTGTAGATCCAAGTTATTTTTATACTGAAAGACGTTTTAAATCTTTACAACGAATAAAAAATAAAGCAAAAACGGAATTAGATCATGACGATAAAAAAGCCGCATTTTACGATGCAGATATTAAAAACGCAAAATTTGGAACCGTTGGTTGTGTTGCTTTAGATAAAAATGGAAATATTGCTGCAGGAACCTCAACTGGAGGAATGACCAATAAACGTTGGGGAAGAATTGGAGATGCGCCAATTATTGGTTCTGGAACGTATGCAAATAATTTAACGTGTGGAGTTTCTTCAACAGGTTGGGGAGAATATTTTATTAGAAGTCAAGTTGCGTATGATATTTCTGCACAAATGGAATATCAAAATAAAACCTTAAAAGAAGCTACTAAAGACGTTATTCAACATAAATTAACAAAACTTGGAGGAACTGGAGGTGTTGTTGCACTTGATAAAAACGGAAATATGTCTTTTGAATTTAACACTGCTGGAATGTATAGAGCTTCTATGAATGATAAAGACGAATTAGTGGTAAAAATTTATACGGAATAA
- a CDS encoding acyl transferase, producing MQDEIFNIQTEAQFTNATLKVFKHQFKNNRTYRSFCDLINVHPSDVKKVEEIPFLPIQFFKSHEIIASSEAIQETFTSSGTTGSTTSKHFITDVSWYTKSYLKGFQHFYGNIEDYAVLALLPNYLERKGSSLVFMVDDLITKSKNPESGFYLHNLDDLVQKLAFLEQKGQKILLIGVSFALLDLVEKQQFNLKNTIIMETGGMKGKRKELVRNELHKIISEGFGVSEIHSEYGMTELLSQGYSKGNGVFDCPPWMKILTRDTEDALSIQKPGKSGGINVVDLANFNSCSFIATQDLGKSHQNGTFEVIGRFDNSDIRGCNLMVL from the coding sequence ATGCAAGACGAAATTTTTAACATACAAACCGAAGCACAATTTACCAATGCTACGCTAAAAGTTTTTAAACATCAGTTTAAGAATAATAGAACATATCGTTCTTTTTGCGACTTAATAAATGTGCATCCTTCTGATGTAAAAAAGGTTGAAGAAATTCCGTTTTTGCCAATTCAGTTTTTTAAATCGCATGAAATTATTGCTTCTTCAGAAGCAATTCAAGAAACCTTTACAAGTTCTGGAACTACAGGAAGTACAACAAGTAAACATTTTATTACCGATGTATCTTGGTACACAAAATCTTATTTAAAAGGATTTCAACATTTTTACGGAAATATAGAAGACTATGCAGTTTTAGCATTATTGCCTAATTATTTAGAACGAAAAGGCTCTTCGTTAGTTTTTATGGTTGATGATTTAATTACCAAATCTAAAAATCCAGAAAGTGGATTTTATTTGCATAATTTGGACGATTTAGTTCAAAAATTAGCTTTTTTGGAGCAAAAAGGGCAAAAAATTCTTTTAATTGGAGTTTCTTTCGCTTTGTTAGATTTGGTTGAAAAACAACAATTTAACCTAAAAAACACCATAATTATGGAAACTGGTGGAATGAAAGGAAAAAGAAAAGAATTGGTAAGAAACGAGTTACATAAAATTATTTCTGAAGGTTTTGGAGTTTCAGAAATTCATTCAGAATATGGAATGACAGAATTATTAAGTCAAGGTTACTCTAAGGGAAACGGAGTTTTTGATTGTCCGCCTTGGATGAAAATTTTAACACGCGATACAGAAGATGCTTTATCAATTCAAAAACCAGGAAAATCTGGAGGAATCAACGTAGTAGATTTGGCAAATTTTAATTCTTGCTCATTTATTGCCACACAAGATTTAGGAAAATCACACCAAAACGGAACTTTTGAAGTTATTGGTCGTTTTGATAATTCAGACATAAGAGGCTGTAATTTAATGGTCTTATAA
- a CDS encoding 3-ketoacyl-ACP reductase: MKNKKAIITGGSRGLGKATAIAFAKEGIDVAITGRNEKKLRETVAELEAFGIKAIYSVFDVGNYEEVKTGIKTIIDTLGTIDILVNNAGIAAFGSFSDMEVSQWSQIIQTNVMGIYYVTKEVLPHLIDKNEGDIINVSSTAGLNGNANVSAYSASKFAVIGMSESLMKEVRKNNIRVCTLTPSTIASDMSIDLGIADKNSEDSVLQPEDFAELIVAGLKLPRRAMLKSAALWSTNP, from the coding sequence ATGAAAAATAAAAAAGCAATAATTACCGGAGGAAGTAGAGGTTTAGGAAAAGCAACTGCAATTGCATTTGCAAAAGAAGGTATTGATGTTGCCATTACAGGAAGAAATGAAAAAAAATTAAGAGAAACAGTTGCTGAATTAGAAGCATTTGGAATTAAGGCGATATATTCCGTATTTGACGTAGGAAATTATGAAGAAGTTAAAACCGGTATTAAAACTATTATAGACACTTTAGGAACGATAGATATTTTAGTAAATAATGCAGGAATTGCTGCTTTTGGTTCTTTTAGCGATATGGAAGTTAGCCAATGGAGCCAAATTATACAAACCAATGTAATGGGAATTTATTATGTTACTAAAGAAGTTTTACCGCATTTAATTGATAAAAATGAAGGAGATATAATTAATGTTTCTTCAACCGCAGGTTTAAATGGAAATGCCAATGTTTCAGCTTATTCTGCATCAAAATTTGCTGTTATTGGAATGTCGGAATCTTTAATGAAAGAAGTACGTAAAAATAACATTAGAGTTTGCACCTTAACACCAAGTACAATTGCTTCAGACATGTCTATAGATTTAGGAATTGCAGATAAAAACTCTGAAGACAGTGTTTTACAACCTGAAGATTTTGCAGAATTAATAGTTGCAGGGTTAAAACTACCCAGAAGAGCAATGCTTAAAAGTGCTGCTTTATGGTCTACTAATCCTTAA
- a CDS encoding YHS domain-containing (seleno)protein: MKQAFFILFLSFSTVFFGQNIDYNIKKGAVASGYDVVAYFSNQVKKGSKKLTVKHDGVSFRFSSEENLKLFKENPGKYIPQYGGYCAYAVAEKNKKMYIDPEFYEIRDGKLYLFYDPWIGSALENWQEGDVKSKQQKGDKNWETLKHK, translated from the coding sequence ATGAAACAAGCTTTTTTTATTCTATTTCTTAGTTTTTCAACTGTGTTTTTCGGGCAAAACATTGATTATAATATCAAAAAAGGAGCTGTTGCAAGTGGTTATGATGTAGTCGCTTATTTTAGCAATCAGGTTAAAAAAGGAAGTAAGAAACTTACCGTAAAACACGATGGTGTTTCTTTTCGGTTTTCTTCTGAAGAAAACTTAAAATTATTCAAAGAAAATCCAGGTAAATATATTCCACAATACGGTGGTTATTGTGCATATGCTGTTGCAGAGAAGAATAAAAAAATGTACATAGATCCTGAATTTTATGAAATTAGAGATGGTAAATTATACCTTTTTTATGATCCTTGGATTGGAAGTGCTTTAGAAAATTGGCAAGAAGGAGATGTTAAAAGTAAGCAGCAAAAAGGAGATAAAAACTGGGAAACTTTAAAGCATAAATAA
- a CDS encoding YHS domain-containing (seleno)protein yields the protein MKFLYIFIFLFSTGVYSQQIDYNTKKGAIANGYDVVEYFNNKAVKGSKKITTKHNGVSFRFSSIKNLERFKNSPEKYIPQFGGYCAYAIGLNGEKVSINPKTFEIRDGKLYLFYNSWGTNTLELWTKENPEKLQSQADKNWQKLQFK from the coding sequence ATGAAGTTTTTATATATTTTTATATTCCTCTTTTCAACAGGGGTTTATAGTCAACAAATAGATTATAACACCAAAAAAGGAGCTATTGCTAATGGTTATGACGTTGTTGAATATTTTAATAATAAAGCTGTAAAAGGTTCTAAAAAAATTACAACAAAACACAATGGTGTTTCTTTTCGTTTTTCTTCAATAAAAAATTTAGAAAGGTTTAAAAATTCTCCTGAAAAATATATACCTCAATTTGGTGGTTATTGTGCCTACGCAATTGGTTTAAATGGAGAGAAAGTTTCCATAAACCCAAAAACTTTTGAGATTAGAGACGGTAAATTATACCTGTTTTACAATTCTTGGGGAACTAATACTTTAGAACTTTGGACAAAAGAAAATCCTGAGAAATTGCAAAGCCAAGCAGATAAAAACTGGCAGAAATTACAGTTTAAATAG
- a CDS encoding glycerol-3-phosphate dehydrogenase/oxidase: MNFSYFNRKETQQNLQNTEFDLLIIGGGITGAGIALDAISRGMKVALIEKNDFASGTSSKSTKLIHGGLRYLKQFDFWLVKEVGTERAIVHKLAPHLVVPEKMILPLIDGGTYGSWLTSIGLKVYDILASVEGEDKRKMLTKKESLAKEPLLPKKILNGAGYYAEYRTDDARLTIEVLKTAAEKGAVCLNYAEASAFLYEDDKVVGATIKDTFSSEEFTIKSKYVVNAAGPWVDELRQINNSKIGKRLHLTKGVHLVVPHEKLPVQQSVYFDVPDGRMMFAIPRGSVTYFGTTDTNFQLDKNNVETNLVDATYLISAVNNMFPDINLTLEDIESSWAGLRPLIHEEGKSASELSRKDEIFVSDTELISIAGGKLTGYRKMAERIVDLVAKKYRRRYDKKFKGVKTENLILSGGTFKDSSEVQSYTDAIYNRIAEVDFDQKDAEYLVYNYGKQTDVILKKFDALTDENQQEKMIKAEVWFTIENEMVCTPTDFFMRRTGRLFFDINSVYKYQDLVLQEFINYFDWDANSAKKHQKELKEKINLACNFN; encoded by the coding sequence ATGAATTTTTCGTACTTCAACAGAAAAGAAACACAACAAAATTTACAAAATACTGAATTCGACCTACTAATTATTGGTGGTGGAATTACAGGTGCAGGAATTGCTTTAGATGCAATTTCTCGCGGAATGAAAGTTGCTCTGATAGAAAAGAACGATTTTGCTTCTGGTACTTCAAGTAAATCAACAAAATTAATACATGGTGGTTTACGTTATTTAAAACAATTCGATTTTTGGTTGGTAAAAGAAGTAGGAACTGAACGTGCAATTGTACACAAATTAGCGCCGCATTTAGTAGTTCCAGAAAAGATGATTTTACCTCTAATTGATGGTGGAACTTATGGTTCTTGGCTAACTTCAATCGGTTTAAAAGTTTATGATATTTTGGCTTCTGTAGAAGGTGAAGACAAGCGTAAAATGCTAACTAAAAAGGAAAGTTTAGCAAAAGAACCGCTACTTCCTAAGAAAATATTAAACGGTGCAGGTTATTATGCAGAATACAGAACAGACGATGCGCGTTTAACAATTGAAGTCTTAAAAACTGCAGCAGAAAAAGGAGCGGTTTGTTTAAATTATGCGGAAGCTTCAGCCTTTTTATATGAAGATGATAAAGTAGTTGGAGCAACAATAAAAGATACTTTTTCTTCGGAAGAATTTACAATAAAATCCAAATATGTGGTAAATGCTGCCGGACCTTGGGTTGATGAATTACGTCAAATAAACAACTCAAAAATTGGTAAGCGTTTGCATTTAACAAAAGGTGTTCATTTGGTGGTTCCTCATGAAAAATTACCTGTACAGCAATCGGTTTATTTTGATGTTCCAGACGGAAGAATGATGTTTGCAATTCCACGTGGTAGCGTTACCTATTTCGGAACTACAGACACTAATTTTCAGTTAGATAAAAACAATGTGGAAACTAATTTAGTAGATGCAACCTATTTAATTTCTGCCGTAAATAATATGTTTCCTGATATAAATTTAACTTTAGAAGACATAGAATCTTCTTGGGCTGGTTTACGTCCGTTAATTCACGAAGAAGGAAAGTCGGCTTCAGAATTATCTCGTAAGGATGAAATCTTTGTTTCAGACACAGAGTTGATTTCTATTGCTGGAGGAAAATTAACCGGTTACCGTAAAATGGCAGAACGTATTGTAGATTTAGTTGCTAAAAAATACCGTCGTCGTTATGATAAAAAGTTTAAAGGAGTAAAAACCGAAAATCTAATTTTATCTGGCGGAACTTTTAAAGATTCTAGCGAAGTACAAAGTTATACTGATGCAATATATAATAGAATTGCTGAAGTAGATTTTGATCAAAAAGATGCAGAATATTTAGTGTATAACTACGGGAAACAAACTGACGTTATCTTAAAGAAATTTGATGCTTTAACTGATGAAAATCAGCAAGAAAAAATGATAAAAGCAGAAGTTTGGTTTACCATTGAAAATGAAATGGTTTGTACACCAACCGATTTTTTTATGCGTAGAACTGGGCGTTTATTTTTTGATATAAACAGCGTTTATAAATATCAAGATTTAGTATTACAAGAGTTTATAAATTATTTTGATTGGGATGCAAATAGTGCTAAAAAACATCAAAAAGAATTAAAAGAAAAAATAAATTTAGCTTGTAATTTCAATTAA